In Thermobaculum terrenum ATCC BAA-798, the DNA window AATGGCGGCTCTAGAGGCCATAGCATGTGGTATCCCTATAGTAGCTTCGCGAGTTGGCGGTTTGCAATCTACGGTGAGAGATGGTCATAACGGCTTTTTGGTGCCAGCCGGGGATCATGCGAAGCTTGCTGCAGCTATGCACAAGATACTTTCCGCTCCGGAGCTCAGAAACACCATGGCTATGCACGCTCATAAGAGGGCTCATAGGTTCTCTTGGGTAAGGGTTGGTGATCATAACTTAGCTATCTACCATGATGTATACGCACGTAAAAATGCCTCTAATTATGGTTTGGATGCAGCGGAGCTGCAGATCTGACTTATATTTGGTCAGATCTGCAGCCTCTACCCATCGCTATTCCTAGAGATAGCATCCTTTATGGCTATATGAAGGGCTTCGGTGGCATAGTCTGCACAATAAAGCTTGTCCTGTGGGAGCCCACCAAGGGCCTCCAGTAGCACATGAGAAGTTATTGCTTCAGCTTCTTCAAGAGTCTTCCCCTTCGCCAACTCGGTTACCATAGAAGCGGAGGCTATAGTAGCGCTGCATCCGAACGCTCTGAACCTAATATCTTCTATCACTCTATTGGAACATCTAAGAGTTATCTGAATCATTATCTGCCCTTTCTCCTGATCCCCAGCTGTACCGGCCCCTGTAGCATCTGGGATGATACCTACGTTTCTAGGATGCAGATAATGATCTATCGTTATATCGGTATATTCGTGCTTGTTCTGGATATTCTCCTGCATACTAATCTTCTACTACAGTCCTGCTTTGCTCCCTCATGAATTGTTGCACGTAATATGGTCCAAGTGCTCCCTTGCCCGTAGATCCGCTAGCTTTCCATCCCACAAAGCTTTGGCTACCGGGCCAAGCCCCAGTGGTTGCCCCTCCGCTCCTGTTAGCGTAAACCACACCAGCCTCTATGTGATTAAAGAAGTAATCTATCTCAGCTCTGTCTTCGCTAAAGATACCTGCACAGAGGCCGTATTCAGTATCATTGGCTAGGTTTACAGCTTCCTCAAGGGTATCAACCTTAACTAGTGCTATTAGGGGCACGAACAACTCTTCCTTTATTATCCTGTGATTCTGAGGTAGATCAGCTACAATACAAGGCTCCACGAAGTGGCCTCTCTCCATGCCAATGCCCTGTATTCTGTGGCCACCGAACAACACTTTGCCGTCTGCGGACGCCTCTTCTACTGCAGACAGGTACTTATTCACTGCTCGCTCGTCGATCAACGGCCCCATGAAGACCTCTCTTTGTCTGGGATCTCCTACTATGACCTTAGCAGTACGCTCCAGCAGCTTATCTACAAGCTGATCATACATATCCGAGAATACGTATACCCGTGAGCATGCCGAGCATTTCTGTCCTGTATAGCCAAAGGCTGACCTGACTATTCCCTCAACGGCTTTGGATAGATCTGCCTTTGAAGTAACAATTGTAGGGTTCTTGCCTCCCATCTCAGCTACACAGGGTCTGGCGTACGGATAGCTGAATTTCCTCATAAGATGTAGTCCAACATCCTTAGAGCCGGTAAATGCTAATCCGGATATCTTAGGATTGTCTGATAGCTGTTCTCCTATCGTACTACCAGAGCCGACAACGAAGTTCAGCACTCCGGATGGTAAACCAGCCTCTTCGAACATTCTGTATACCTCTAGGCCACTAAGAGCTGTGGCAGAGGCGGGCTTGAATACGGCAGTGTTACCCGATGCTAGTACGCCGGCTAGCATACCAGTAGATAGAGCCATGGGGAAATTAAATGGGCTTATAACCGCCCATACTCCATATGGTCTGAGGATAGACTTGTTATTTTCATTAGGGATTATCCTTCTCATCTCTCTCACGAACCCATGGTTCTCTTCCATCTGGTCACAATACCACGAGATGAGGTCGGCAGCCTCCTCTACTTCTCCTAGAGCTTCCATTCGGGTCTTGCCAGCTTCTACTGATAGCACAGCAGCTAGCTCGAATTTGTTGTCCCGGAAATTAGAGGCAGCTTGCCTGAGAATGTTTACTCTCTCCTGATAATTCATGCTTCCCCATATCTTGAAGGCTTCCGCGGCCGCGTCCACGGCTTGCGATACTTGATCGCTAGTGGCTTCGTTGAATGTAGCTACCACTATATCTGTATCTATAGGAGATCGAACTTCTATGGTTTTACCTTGGCCGGCGACCCTTTGGCCGTTAATTGCTATTGGATAGTGCTTTCCAAGCTTTTGTGGGATCTGCTTTTGAGCTTCTTCATAATAGGCATGAAGGATTTCTAGCTGATCCTGAGGAATCGCTGCATATGTTACCTTGGGTACTTTTACTGCGGACTGTTGCATGATTTTTAACCTCCTGATTGACTTACCTAGTGTTTTTATAACGACTAGCAAGCATATGTGCTCGGCGTGTGGGTTCAGGCAATCTATATTTGGTGGTCATCTTCAATACTAACTCCACAGCCTGTTCGAGGCTTATCAGATTTCCTACTGATACGTACACAGGTTTCGCTCCAGGCTTGGTTCTGACTGCAGCCCCAAGCACTTCATTGCCTAAGGTTATGGGGTTCCAATCTCCCTTGTTGTCCCCTGGTTCCTCAGCATTGCCGATCAGCAAACTTTTTGCCACTCCTATGGAAGGCTTTCTTAGTATCAGTCCAACGTGACAGGCTATACCAAATCTTCTGGGGTGAGCCCTACCATGCCCATCGATCATGATGACGTCTGGCTTTGCTTTGAGAGAATTATATGCTCTAAGGATCACCGGTGCTTCTCGAAATGCCAGCAATCCTGGTATGTAGGGCATGGTCACTGGCATGTCTTCAAGTATTTCTTCAATAGTCTCCATTGTGCTTGACTCTATTACGATGGCTGCAGCCCTGGCGTTATTTGGGAAGCTGAGGTCAAAGCCACCAACGGTAGCGGGAGGGGTGTCTAGTGGAGACTCTGTTATATACCTGCTAGCCTTGATTTGTAACCTTATAGCTTCTTTCGGATCTATATGGGTACTTTGTAATTTATTTATGAGATCTTCCAGTTCTTTATCTTTGCTTGAAATCATACTTGGATGTTATTACTTTGTTTGATATGGCGCAAGAAGAAAAGGATCTGAGGAATAGTGTGCAAGATTTTCTAGACTATTGCCTAGTCGAGGAGGGGTTGTCACCAGCGAGTGTGAGAACATATCAGCAAGTCCTCTATGCCCTTGTGGACTGGCTAGAGCTAAGGTTGCAATCCAAGGCCCACGTTTCAAACTTGGACAAACAGTCTGTGAAAGCATGGCAGAGATACCTAGTAGTAGAGAAGCAGTTAGATGATGACACTTACGTTAAATATATTTCTGCTTTGCGGAGCTTTGTGAACTACCTGCATGATGAGGACTTGACATCGCTCACCCGAGATGACATCAAGCTGCCAAAGAGTCATATGGATGTATCCTCGATTAAGGCTTTGTCGGTCGATGATGTTAGGGCATTATTGATGGCTCCAGACCCCTCTACTCCTTGGGGCAAGCGAGACAGGGCCCTCCTCGCGCTGCTGTACTGCACTGGGATGAGAATAGCTGAGCTGTGCTCGTTGAACAGAGATCAGCTTCCATTGGAGCATCTATGCGAAGACGAGATACTTGAGGTATCTATTATAGGTAAAGGTAGAAAACCTCGAGTGGTCTTTGTCGATGCTGTAGCCCAGAGGTTGCTCAAGGAATATCTACAACTGAGAACTGACGAGAATCCTGCGTTGTTTGTGTCTTTCAAGGGTCCAACTGCCGAGGATAGGCTGACCCCCAGAGCTATCCAGATGTCGATAAAGAAGTACGCTAAAAAGGCTGGACTTAAGACTATCCCCACACCTCATACTATGCGACACACCTTTGCAGTGCATAAATTGCAGGGGGGTGCTGATACACGCATAGTACAGGCTTTCCTCGGGCATTCAAGCCTGGCAACTACCCAAAGGTATACAAGAGTCACCGATCGTTATCTCCGCGAGAGCTACGAGCGCACCCATATTCCAGCAGACCTTGACTAGTTTTTGATGGAGCACCTTCGAGGAGAATTTTACCTCCCAGAATTTTAAAATTTTTGATTAATTACTTGAATTTATTAATTGATCAATATATAATTCTCGTGGAGGTGATACGAGTGAGGAAAATTCTAGAGAGATGTCCTACTTGCGGCGGCCAACTGATCATAAGGGAGGTGAGGTGTGTAGACTGCGGAACCGAGGTTAGAGCCGAGTACAGGCAGTGTGACTTCTGCTTGCTAACAGATGAGCAGGCAACCTTCCTCAAAATATTCGTGACTTCGAGAGGTAATCTTAGCGAGGTGGAGAAGCGTCTGGGTATAAGCTACCCAACTGTGCGTTCCAAGCTGGATGAGATAGTGAATGTTTTGACCAAGGCAGAAAATCAGCCTGTGCCTATGAAGAAGGAACCTGCGAAGTCTTCCCGGCGTAGCGTTCTAGACGCTGTTGCTCGGGGAGAGATAAGTCCTGAGGAGGCTCTAAGCAAGTTGAGGTCTACTCAGTAGTGGGGTGACCTGAAGGAGGGGGAAATGTACCACGGTTTGACCGAGAGAATTCTCAAGGAGAGGTATCAGGACCTGCAAGATGCTGCTGAACACAGATACATAGTAAGTTGCCTTAAAACTCCTGAGAGGAGTGGAGTGAATCTTCTAGATAAGTCACTGTTGTATCTAGGAGTATACATGGTCAGGGTTGGTCTGTTATTGCAGAAGCATTACTTGAACAAGGAGATAAGAATCAAGGAGGCATCAAGATGAATATCCAAGAAATCGCGAACGGAGCTGATGAGTTACGAGTTAGCCTGCTACATGGAGATATATATGTCAGGGTAGAAGGAGAAGAATGGTCTGTTAGCGTTGGTGGGGGGCTGACCCCATCCATAGAGAGATCGGGAGATATGGTTCATATATCACAGCCTAAGGAAGATATAAGTCTGCGCTCGATCCAGAGAATGGATCTAACTTTGTCTATACCGTCCAGCGTAAGCGGGGTAAAACTTGAGACTGGTAAGGGCCAGATCGAGTTCAAGGGACAATCTCAGTATGAGGGGGATGTGTCATGTCACTCTGGATGGGGGAATGTAAGCGTTGATTCTGTTGAAGGCGACGTAAGGGTAGAAACTGGTAATGGCGAGGTCAGAGTTTTTCAAGTAGAAGGTGATATAACAGTCTCAACAGGGAATGGCAGAATCTTAGTGACCGATTTTGAGGGTGATGTTACCCTCTCTTCAGGTAATGGGGAGGTAAGAGTGTCCTCCGGAGAGGGTGATTTAAGGGTCTCTACAGGCAATGGAGACGTTAACGTCCAACAAGTCGAGGGGGATCTAAGTATAAATACTGCCCATGGGAAGGTTAATATTTCTGATTGCGAGTCCGCGCGTATTAGAGCCTCTTCTGCCATGGGGCCTATGCGGGTGGTAGGTTGTGAGATCGAAGAGATGCAACTTAATTCCATGATGGGTGACATCTACTTGGATTCAGAGCTAGAGGGGGGTAGGTATCAACTGTCATCTGGCCTAGGGGATGTAGTTGTCATCTTACCTGATGATATATCTGTACGCATCGATGCCCAGACAGGTTTTGGAAGGGTGCATTCAGAGTTCCCCCTGGTGCAAGTGGGCAGATCTGGGCCAATGGGTTTTGGTGGCGTAAGAATGGTAGGTACCACTGGCAGCGACCATCCAGAAGGAGACCTCTCAATAAAGACCGGCAAGGGTGATATCTCTATTCGTCGCGGCAATGGACAAGTTTTGCAACCTCGACCAGATAGTTATGAGGACGTTGAAGAGGATCAATCTTCACAACAGGAGTCAACATCTATACATGATGTAAGTGTAGATGCTTCTTCAGCTACCACTGATCAAGCTGACTACACCCCTTTGATGAAGCCTATGCTCGAAAATAAGGGCAAAACGAACGAGGAGTTCGTAAGAGAGGTACTCAGGTCGCTATCCAAAGGTGAGATAACTCCAGACGAAGCCGAGAGACTTCTCCAGAGCGTACTATAGCCAGTTTGCATTGGATAACATAGATACGTAGTTGGTAATATTTATCGCGTATGGAAAAGGCCGCCGTATTATGGGATCTTGATGGAGTCCTCGTGGACTCCAGACAATTTCACTATGAATCTTGGCTATATGTAGCCCACCCTAGGAGTGTAGAGATTAGCTATCAGGATTTCCTCCCAACTTTTGGGATGAGAAATCCTGATGCTATTCGTGTCCTGTTTGGAGATCTTCCTGAGGAAGAGATAAACAGAATAGCTGAAGACAAAGAGAGATACTTCCGGAAATCTATTAGGGGGAGAATCAAGCCGCTTCCTGGGGCTTATAACCTGGTAGTATCTTTGCATGCGAACGGACACAAGCAAGCCATAGCTTCTTCTACTCCCAGGTTGAATATAGAGGCGATACTGGCAGAGATTGGCTTGGAGGGCTGCTTCGACGAAATAGTATCTGGGGACGACGTCAAGAACGGGAAGCCCAACCCCGATATATTCCTCCTGGCTGCCGAAAAGCTTGGTGTTGATCCTCGGTGCTGCGTTGTTGTTGAAGATGCTGTAGTGGGAGTTCAGGCTGGTAAGGCTGCAGGGATGAAGGTTTTTGCTGTTGCTGGGACGCGACGCCCAGAGGATCTACGCCTTGCCGATAGGATCGTTCACTCCTTGGAAGAGTTATCCCTTGATGACTTTCAAGTAGATTGCTAACCTATATACCTGAATTCATATTAGCTTCGTCCACGGATTTAGGGTAGGAACCCAAAACTTTTACCCATCTCGACTGTTCATTTAGACAATCCAAAGCTCTTCTTAGATCCTGGTCGGTTACCCATCCCTGACAATCTACATAAAATATGTATTCCCACCCCTCACCTCGGGAGGGTCTTGACTCTATCTTCGTTAGGTTTACGTTGTTTTTGGCAAAGCAACCCAGGGCATGATAGAGAGCTCCGGGCTTGTTGGGAGTTGAGAACACCAGCGTAGTCTTACCTTCCTCACTGGGTTGCTCTGTGTGCACCACAGGTGATCGGCCTATTATCACAAATCTTGTACGGTTGGTTTTGTTGTCTTCTATGTCGGCTGCCAAAACCCTTAGCCCCCACACTTCAGCTGCTCTACGTGAAGCTACAGCGGCGATAGTAGGGTCTTGGAGTTCGGATACGAGTTTGGCTGCACCCGCTGTGTCGTAATACGCGACAGGCTGGATGTTATGTGCTCGTAACCAGTTTGCTGCTTG includes these proteins:
- a CDS encoding iron-sulfur cluster assembly scaffold protein codes for the protein MQENIQNKHEYTDITIDHYLHPRNVGIIPDATGAGTAGDQEKGQIMIQITLRCSNRVIEDIRFRAFGCSATIASASMVTELAKGKTLEEAEAITSHVLLEALGGLPQDKLYCADYATEALHIAIKDAISRNSDG
- a CDS encoding aldehyde dehydrogenase family protein, whose amino-acid sequence is MQQSAVKVPKVTYAAIPQDQLEILHAYYEEAQKQIPQKLGKHYPIAINGQRVAGQGKTIEVRSPIDTDIVVATFNEATSDQVSQAVDAAAEAFKIWGSMNYQERVNILRQAASNFRDNKFELAAVLSVEAGKTRMEALGEVEEAADLISWYCDQMEENHGFVREMRRIIPNENNKSILRPYGVWAVISPFNFPMALSTGMLAGVLASGNTAVFKPASATALSGLEVYRMFEEAGLPSGVLNFVVGSGSTIGEQLSDNPKISGLAFTGSKDVGLHLMRKFSYPYARPCVAEMGGKNPTIVTSKADLSKAVEGIVRSAFGYTGQKCSACSRVYVFSDMYDQLVDKLLERTAKVIVGDPRQREVFMGPLIDERAVNKYLSAVEEASADGKVLFGGHRIQGIGMERGHFVEPCIVADLPQNHRIIKEELFVPLIALVKVDTLEEAVNLANDTEYGLCAGIFSEDRAEIDYFFNHIEAGVVYANRSGGATTGAWPGSQSFVGWKASGSTGKGALGPYYVQQFMREQSRTVVED
- the nfi gene encoding deoxyribonuclease V (cleaves DNA at apurinic or apyrimidinic sites), with the translated sequence MISSKDKELEDLINKLQSTHIDPKEAIRLQIKASRYITESPLDTPPATVGGFDLSFPNNARAAAIVIESSTMETIEEILEDMPVTMPYIPGLLAFREAPVILRAYNSLKAKPDVIMIDGHGRAHPRRFGIACHVGLILRKPSIGVAKSLLIGNAEEPGDNKGDWNPITLGNEVLGAAVRTKPGAKPVYVSVGNLISLEQAVELVLKMTTKYRLPEPTRRAHMLASRYKNTR
- a CDS encoding tyrosine-type recombinase/integrase, with protein sequence MAQEEKDLRNSVQDFLDYCLVEEGLSPASVRTYQQVLYALVDWLELRLQSKAHVSNLDKQSVKAWQRYLVVEKQLDDDTYVKYISALRSFVNYLHDEDLTSLTRDDIKLPKSHMDVSSIKALSVDDVRALLMAPDPSTPWGKRDRALLALLYCTGMRIAELCSLNRDQLPLEHLCEDEILEVSIIGKGRKPRVVFVDAVAQRLLKEYLQLRTDENPALFVSFKGPTAEDRLTPRAIQMSIKKYAKKAGLKTIPTPHTMRHTFAVHKLQGGADTRIVQAFLGHSSLATTQRYTRVTDRYLRESYERTHIPADLD
- a CDS encoding DUF2089 domain-containing protein produces the protein MRKILERCPTCGGQLIIREVRCVDCGTEVRAEYRQCDFCLLTDEQATFLKIFVTSRGNLSEVEKRLGISYPTVRSKLDEIVNVLTKAENQPVPMKKEPAKSSRRSVLDAVARGEISPEEALSKLRSTQ
- a CDS encoding DUF4097 family beta strand repeat-containing protein, coding for MNIQEIANGADELRVSLLHGDIYVRVEGEEWSVSVGGGLTPSIERSGDMVHISQPKEDISLRSIQRMDLTLSIPSSVSGVKLETGKGQIEFKGQSQYEGDVSCHSGWGNVSVDSVEGDVRVETGNGEVRVFQVEGDITVSTGNGRILVTDFEGDVTLSSGNGEVRVSSGEGDLRVSTGNGDVNVQQVEGDLSINTAHGKVNISDCESARIRASSAMGPMRVVGCEIEEMQLNSMMGDIYLDSELEGGRYQLSSGLGDVVVILPDDISVRIDAQTGFGRVHSEFPLVQVGRSGPMGFGGVRMVGTTGSDHPEGDLSIKTGKGDISIRRGNGQVLQPRPDSYEDVEEDQSSQQESTSIHDVSVDASSATTDQADYTPLMKPMLENKGKTNEEFVREVLRSLSKGEITPDEAERLLQSVL
- a CDS encoding HAD family hydrolase; translation: MEKAAVLWDLDGVLVDSRQFHYESWLYVAHPRSVEISYQDFLPTFGMRNPDAIRVLFGDLPEEEINRIAEDKERYFRKSIRGRIKPLPGAYNLVVSLHANGHKQAIASSTPRLNIEAILAEIGLEGCFDEIVSGDDVKNGKPNPDIFLLAAEKLGVDPRCCVVVEDAVVGVQAGKAAGMKVFAVAGTRRPEDLRLADRIVHSLEELSLDDFQVDC
- the pheA gene encoding prephenate dehydratase gives rise to the protein MTDRQRVAFQGEPGAYSEEASLLSVPGCEPVPLPSLRDVFESVANKHTDLAVVPVENSQAGSIHETYDLLLEYAGKIFIRGEHELRVRHCLLGIQDTELDRINKAYSHPQALAQAANWLRAHNIQPVAYYDTAGAAKLVSELQDPTIAAVASRRAAEVWGLRVLAADIEDNKTNRTRFVIIGRSPVVHTEQPSEEGKTTLVFSTPNKPGALYHALGCFAKNNVNLTKIESRPSRGEGWEYIFYVDCQGWVTDQDLRRALDCLNEQSRWVKVLGSYPKSVDEANMNSGI